A section of the Methanofollis sp. UBA420 genome encodes:
- a CDS encoding 4Fe-4S binding protein — MAFAVHVNMERCTGCNNCVVACPVDALELNTVDPVTTDKIYKVMNGKATVLDVDHELCAGCGVCVEACPYNVIRLVVGPMQSGPGAQTQA, encoded by the coding sequence ATGGCATTTGCAGTGCACGTAAACATGGAACGTTGTACCGGTTGTAACAATTGTGTGGTCGCGTGCCCCGTAGACGCACTGGAGCTCAACACCGTGGATCCTGTCACCACTGACAAGATCTACAAGGTGATGAACGGCAAGGCAACCGTCCTTGACGTTGATCACGAGCTCTGTGCCGGATGCGGCGTTTGCGTCGAGGCATGCCCATACAATGTGATACGACTGGTCGTAGGACCAATGCAGTCCGGGCCCGGTGCCCAGACACAGGCATAA
- a CDS encoding 4Fe-4S binding protein, translating into MAIFPKFSKKRDGVNIINEQRLLQAVNHLILDSQRCTGCGICAESCPEDAITVSMVGATKRKNAIDYASPVNIDEVKCSYCGVCVVMCPFNSLTLKINGEERLPIIEKEGFPEYDMLATIDDEKCVRCTTCEDVCPRDAIDRDVPAFEGTVEDGRERQTALTAKTTFEVDTEKCTVCGICGSLCPAIDVKRKDFTAETGKVEGDVLWDEKLCDGCKVCVDACPEEAITVNREVEAKKLPGKVNIIEDDCCTCRWCATNCPTEAITVEKIFTGDIEFHAEKCPGGCSTCAEICPAHAIYLPSPSPAAQMKGQKEANIAVNKDLCILCGACVNACPGEDIIVLKRTGIRMKGKETDLFNRIKAKLFTPRTSMVKEDVKPGEVELKALENA; encoded by the coding sequence ATGGCGATATTTCCAAAATTCTCCAAAAAGAGAGATGGTGTCAACATCATCAATGAACAGCGGCTCCTTCAGGCAGTCAACCACCTGATCCTTGACAGCCAGAGGTGCACAGGCTGCGGTATCTGTGCCGAGTCCTGCCCCGAGGACGCTATTACCGTCAGCATGGTTGGAGCGACCAAGAGAAAGAACGCAATCGACTACGCAAGCCCGGTGAACATTGACGAGGTCAAGTGCTCGTACTGTGGTGTCTGCGTCGTTATGTGCCCGTTCAACTCTCTGACACTGAAGATCAATGGCGAAGAGCGGCTTCCCATCATCGAGAAGGAGGGCTTCCCCGAGTACGACATGCTCGCCACGATCGACGACGAGAAGTGCGTGCGGTGCACAACCTGCGAGGATGTCTGCCCGCGTGACGCGATCGACCGCGACGTCCCGGCATTCGAGGGCACCGTCGAGGACGGCCGCGAACGCCAGACTGCACTGACCGCCAAGACCACGTTCGAGGTCGACACCGAGAAGTGCACGGTCTGCGGCATCTGCGGATCACTCTGCCCGGCCATCGACGTCAAGCGCAAGGACTTCACCGCCGAGACCGGCAAGGTCGAGGGCGACGTCCTCTGGGACGAGAAACTCTGCGACGGCTGCAAGGTCTGCGTCGACGCCTGCCCCGAAGAGGCAATCACCGTCAACCGTGAGGTTGAGGCGAAGAAGCTCCCCGGCAAGGTCAACATCATCGAGGACGACTGCTGCACCTGCCGCTGGTGCGCAACGAACTGTCCGACCGAGGCAATCACCGTCGAGAAGATCTTCACCGGCGATATCGAATTCCACGCCGAGAAGTGCCCCGGCGGCTGCTCGACCTGTGCCGAGATCTGCCCGGCTCATGCAATATATCTCCCGTCCCCGTCCCCTGCAGCCCAGATGAAGGGCCAGAAGGAGGCAAACATCGCCGTCAACAAGGATCTCTGTATCCTCTGCGGCGCATGTGTCAACGCCTGCCCCGGCGAGGACATCATCGTTCTGAAGAGAACAGGCATCCGGATGAAGGGCAAGGAAACCGACCTCTTCAACAGGATCAAGGCAAAGCTCTTCACCCCACGGACCTCCATGGTTAAAGAGGACGTAAAGCCAGGAGAAGTGGAGCTCAAGGCCCTTGAAAACGCGTGA
- the hdrB gene encoding CoB--CoM heterodisulfide reductase subunit B, whose protein sequence is MQQYAFFLGCIAPNRYPGCEAAAIKTSRNLGIELLPLKGASCCPAPGAFGAVDLNVWYAMAARNIVLAEQMNKDIALICNGCYKSIYEVNERLKEDDELRDGVNEVLSEIDMEFKGSIDVYHLAELYYDSKICGPDKIRESVVRPLTGTKIAVHYGCHLLKPIKERRFDDAENPMWIEAIVEALGAEAVQYRNKMQCCGAGGGVRGFDIAHSLDITNEKLTNINEVGADAITEVCPFCQLQFDRGQIEIGEKFGIEWHIPVLHYNELLGLAQGMSPQELALDLHGIDCKPFLDKIL, encoded by the coding sequence ATGCAGCAGTATGCCTTTTTCCTGGGTTGTATCGCACCGAACCGTTATCCCGGTTGTGAGGCCGCCGCCATCAAGACGAGCAGGAACCTCGGCATCGAGCTCCTCCCCCTGAAGGGTGCGAGCTGCTGCCCGGCACCGGGCGCGTTCGGCGCTGTCGACCTGAACGTCTGGTATGCGATGGCAGCCAGGAACATCGTCCTGGCCGAGCAGATGAACAAGGACATCGCCCTCATCTGCAACGGCTGCTACAAGTCGATCTACGAGGTCAACGAACGCCTCAAGGAAGACGACGAGCTCCGCGACGGCGTCAACGAAGTCCTCTCCGAGATCGACATGGAATTCAAGGGCTCGATCGACGTGTACCACCTCGCCGAGCTCTACTATGACAGCAAGATCTGCGGACCCGACAAGATCCGCGAGTCCGTCGTCAGACCGCTCACCGGCACGAAGATCGCCGTCCACTACGGCTGCCACCTTCTCAAGCCCATCAAGGAGCGCCGCTTCGACGACGCCGAGAACCCGATGTGGATCGAGGCAATCGTCGAGGCACTCGGCGCCGAGGCAGTGCAGTACCGCAACAAGATGCAGTGTTGCGGTGCAGGCGGCGGTGTCCGTGGCTTCGACATTGCCCACTCGCTGGACATCACGAACGAGAAGCTGACCAATATCAACGAAGTCGGCGCGGACGCAATCACCGAAGTCTGCCCGTTCTGCCAGCTCCAGTTCGACCGCGGCCAGATCGAGATCGGCGAGAAGTTCGGCATCGAGTGGCACATCCCTGTGCTTCACTACAACGAACTGCTGGGCCTTGCCCAGGGAATGAGTCCGCAGGAACTGGCGCTTGACCTCCACGGCATCGACTGCAAGCCGTTCCTGGACAAGATTCTGTAA
- the hdrC gene encoding CoB--CoM heterodisulfide reductase subunit C: MEEKFQDRYFHTTDSNPEFLKDVEKLSRSIPHMCFQCGTCTGSCPSAPRSSYRIRKFVRRAVLGLEKESLTDPDLWLCTTCYSCTDRCPRDIAPTDVIMAMRNLAFKWDIVPRNFLKTIQLIYNTGHGVPNNDVNRAARVKLGLEAEPETTHKYPEYLPGIRKIMDHYHMKENADRILSEGEH, encoded by the coding sequence ATGGAAGAGAAATTCCAGGACAGGTATTTCCACACAACGGACAGCAATCCTGAATTCCTCAAGGACGTGGAGAAGCTCTCCCGCTCGATCCCGCACATGTGCTTCCAGTGCGGCACCTGCACGGGCTCCTGCCCCTCGGCCCCTCGTTCGAGCTACCGGATCCGGAAGTTCGTCCGCCGCGCCGTTCTCGGACTTGAGAAAGAGTCGCTGACCGACCCCGACCTGTGGCTCTGCACCACCTGCTACAGCTGCACCGACCGCTGCCCGCGTGACATTGCCCCGACCGACGTCATCATGGCAATGCGGAACCTTGCATTCAAGTGGGACATCGTCCCGAGGAACTTCCTCAAGACGATCCAGCTCATCTACAACACCGGTCACGGTGTGCCGAACAACGACGTGAACCGGGCAGCCCGGGTCAAGTTAGGCCTTGAGGCCGAACCCGAAACCACCCACAAGTACCCCGAGTACCTGCCGGGTATCAGGAAGATCATGGACCACTACCACATGAAAGAGAATGCAGACAGGATCCTCTCAGAGGGTGAACACTGA